Proteins encoded together in one Terriglobia bacterium window:
- a CDS encoding response regulator: MDKKRLLVVDGESRMGDLIDKTFSPHFDVLMARSGNEAIRRAVLDHPSCLLLDVSMPQMSSFMLCEILKSITQTKRIPIVLMGAKPRAAVWGMAKEMGALDYIEPPFSAEKISKSIELALEAASSERRRAPRVSMKVPIVIRSKDSLDHQYEVRAETVDVSRTGALMRLPVRIPVGEQVEFFQLDAARPGRMIPCARARVVWNDDDEVIGPNCHGFEFVGPSAASWARKQ; the protein is encoded by the coding sequence ATGGACAAAAAAAGACTGTTGGTTGTTGATGGAGAATCCCGGATGGGGGACTTGATTGACAAGACTTTCTCCCCTCACTTCGATGTGTTGATGGCTCGGTCGGGGAATGAGGCGATCCGTCGAGCCGTCCTTGACCATCCCAGTTGTCTTCTGTTGGATGTGTCCATGCCGCAGATGAGCAGTTTTATGCTCTGCGAGATTCTGAAATCCATCACCCAGACCAAGCGAATCCCCATTGTGTTGATGGGGGCCAAGCCTCGGGCAGCGGTGTGGGGAATGGCCAAGGAAATGGGTGCCCTGGATTACATCGAGCCGCCGTTTTCAGCGGAGAAAATTTCCAAGTCTATCGAGCTTGCGCTGGAAGCGGCCTCGTCGGAGCGTCGAAGGGCCCCGCGCGTCAGCATGAAGGTTCCCATCGTGATCCGCAGTAAGGACTCCCTCGACCACCAGTATGAAGTGCGAGCAGAGACCGTCGACGTCAGCCGGACCGGGGCGTTGATGCGGCTGCCCGTTCGAATCCCGGTGGGCGAGCAGGTGGAGTTCTTCCAGCTCGACGCCGCCCGGCCGGGCCGGATGATTCCCTGTGCGCGGGCACGGGTCGTGTGGAATGATGACGACGAAGTCATCGGCCCCAACTGTCATGGCTTTGAATTCGTGGGGCCGTCGGCAGCAAGCTGGGCTCGAAAGCAATGA
- a CDS encoding 30S ribosomal protein S1, with the protein MGSENNGSVASYEQLLESYSGWKVAEEGDVLKGTVLKVTRTDVIVDVGFKSEGVIPLGEFIDAFGQVTVKPGDLIDVLLEHAEDMEGAIRLSHERAKRMRVWDDIEKAYTEQSIIKGIVLERVKGGLSVDIGVKAFLPGSQIDIKPVKNLDSFRGQEIACRVIKMNKKRGNIVLSRKVVLEEENQKRRASVLENLQDGAVVNGIIKNITDYGVFVDLGGVDGLLHISDISWGRPPSPQETFHVGQEITVKVLKFDREKARVSLGLKQLFPDPWVEFSQNHPVGARVKGKVVNLTDYGAFVEVAEGVEGLIHVSEMSWSKRVKHPSKILNVADEVEVAVLDLNIPERKLSLGLKQTEPDPWMTLASRYAVGTQVEGRVRNLTDFGAFIEIEEGIDGLVHVSDLSWTRRIKHPSEVLKKGDLVRAVILNIDAENRRLSLGLKQLQNEPFQEFVEKHQVGDVVKGKITRVSSFGAFVDLGGGLEGLCHFSEFEEKEKTQEKAGTTVAAGKEYEFKIIKLSLEERKIGLSQRGAIDDMDRKALETYQAQTEEASRTRMEELVGQLQTDKKSDKGSSGD; encoded by the coding sequence ATGGGCTCAGAGAATAACGGATCGGTTGCAAGTTACGAACAGTTACTGGAATCCTACAGCGGGTGGAAAGTGGCCGAAGAAGGCGATGTCCTCAAGGGCACCGTGCTCAAGGTGACGCGGACCGATGTCATTGTGGATGTCGGGTTCAAATCGGAAGGCGTGATCCCGCTGGGAGAATTCATTGATGCCTTCGGTCAGGTGACCGTCAAGCCGGGTGATTTGATTGACGTTCTCCTGGAACATGCGGAGGATATGGAAGGGGCCATTCGGCTGTCGCACGAGCGAGCCAAACGCATGCGGGTGTGGGACGACATCGAAAAGGCCTATACCGAGCAGTCCATTATCAAAGGCATCGTTCTTGAACGGGTGAAGGGTGGATTGTCGGTCGATATTGGCGTCAAGGCCTTTTTGCCGGGCTCCCAGATCGACATCAAGCCGGTCAAGAATCTGGACTCCTTTCGAGGGCAGGAAATTGCGTGCCGGGTCATCAAGATGAATAAAAAGCGTGGCAATATTGTGTTGTCGCGCAAGGTGGTGCTGGAGGAAGAGAACCAGAAGCGGCGCGCCTCCGTGCTCGAAAATTTACAGGACGGGGCGGTGGTCAACGGCATTATCAAGAACATCACCGACTACGGGGTGTTTGTGGATCTGGGGGGAGTGGACGGATTGCTCCACATCTCGGATATTTCCTGGGGACGTCCCCCGTCTCCCCAGGAGACCTTCCATGTCGGACAGGAAATAACGGTCAAAGTGCTGAAGTTCGATCGCGAGAAGGCCCGGGTTTCACTCGGTCTGAAGCAGCTTTTCCCGGATCCCTGGGTGGAGTTTTCCCAGAACCACCCGGTGGGGGCACGCGTCAAGGGGAAGGTGGTGAACCTCACTGATTACGGGGCCTTCGTCGAGGTGGCCGAGGGAGTGGAAGGATTGATTCATGTCTCCGAAATGAGTTGGTCCAAGCGGGTCAAGCATCCCTCCAAGATCTTGAACGTGGCGGATGAAGTGGAAGTGGCGGTGCTCGACCTCAACATCCCGGAACGCAAACTCTCGTTGGGCTTGAAGCAAACGGAACCCGATCCCTGGATGACGCTGGCCTCCCGCTATGCCGTCGGCACGCAGGTCGAGGGGCGGGTGCGCAATTTGACCGACTTCGGCGCTTTCATTGAAATCGAAGAAGGGATCGATGGGCTGGTGCATGTGTCCGATCTCTCCTGGACACGCCGCATCAAGCATCCCTCCGAGGTGCTGAAAAAGGGCGATCTGGTGCGGGCCGTGATTCTCAATATCGATGCCGAGAACCGCCGGTTATCGCTGGGTCTGAAGCAGCTGCAGAACGAACCCTTCCAGGAGTTCGTCGAGAAACATCAAGTTGGCGACGTGGTCAAAGGAAAGATCACCCGGGTTTCCTCTTTCGGGGCCTTTGTGGATCTGGGTGGGGGCCTGGAGGGGCTGTGCCACTTTTCTGAGTTTGAAGAGAAGGAAAAGACCCAGGAGAAAGCGGGAACCACCGTGGCGGCCGGGAAGGAATATGAATTCAAGATCATCAAGTTGAGCCTGGAAGAGCGCAAGATCGGATTGAGCCAGCGCGGGGCCATCGACGACATGGACCGCAAGGCCTTGGAAACATACCAGGCGCAGACCGAGGAGGCTTCCAGGACCCGCATGGAGGAATTGGTGGGGCAGCTTCAGACGGACAAGAAATCCGATAAGGGATCAAGCGGTGACTAG
- the ispH gene encoding 4-hydroxy-3-methylbut-2-enyl diphosphate reductase, with protein sequence MKILIAAEAGFCFGVKRAMKMTERVVAQGCGEGSKVYTFGPLIHNPQVIDRLKIKGVAVANEVNEIESGTVIVRTHGLAPQRMEELRQRVDKLIDATCPYVTKSQSYASQLSKDGYHVLIVGDQNHPEIKGVIGFVNDNYTVIKTVEEADELKFHPKLGVIAQTTFNVGKFNAILSKLSDKANEVRIFNTICDDTFVRQRSAADLARQADVMIIVGGRNSANTNKLVEICKSIQPRTYHIEEVKEIEEIDFQDVQSVGITTGASTPDWIIADVVERLKNLPTHSAVT encoded by the coding sequence GTGAAGATCCTGATTGCTGCGGAAGCCGGTTTTTGTTTTGGCGTCAAGCGCGCCATGAAGATGACGGAGCGCGTGGTGGCGCAAGGTTGCGGCGAAGGGTCGAAAGTGTACACTTTTGGCCCCCTGATTCACAATCCCCAGGTCATTGACCGTCTGAAGATCAAAGGGGTTGCCGTCGCCAATGAGGTGAATGAGATTGAGAGCGGGACGGTCATTGTGCGAACCCATGGGCTTGCCCCCCAGCGCATGGAGGAGTTGAGGCAACGCGTGGATAAGCTCATTGATGCGACTTGCCCTTACGTGACCAAGTCCCAAAGTTACGCCTCGCAACTGAGCAAAGACGGATACCATGTTCTGATTGTGGGCGATCAGAACCACCCCGAGATCAAAGGGGTGATCGGTTTTGTGAACGACAATTACACCGTCATCAAGACGGTGGAGGAGGCCGACGAGCTGAAGTTTCATCCGAAATTGGGGGTGATCGCGCAGACCACGTTCAATGTGGGGAAGTTTAATGCCATTCTCTCCAAGCTCTCAGACAAGGCCAATGAGGTTCGGATTTTCAACACGATTTGCGATGACACGTTCGTCCGGCAGCGCTCTGCCGCCGATCTGGCGCGCCAGGCGGATGTGATGATAATTGTGGGAGGTCGGAACAGCGCGAACACCAACAAGCTTGTTGAAATCTGCAAGTCGATTCAACCGCGAACGTATCATATTGAAGAGGTAAAGGAAATCGAGGAAATCGATTTTCAGGATGTTCAGAGTGTTGGCATCACCACGGGCGCCTCGACACCGGACTGGATTATCGCCGACGTGGTGGAACGTTTGAAAAATCTCCCCACACACTCCGCAGTCACTTAG
- a CDS encoding integration host factor subunit beta, producing the protein MTKADLVEEVSRITEVKRKESEVIVETIFDSIMGALRSKDKVEIRGFGSFRTRQRRGRTGRNPKTGEKVEVPPKTIPFFKPSKDLKDLVNQETSEATRAATPAGDVAL; encoded by the coding sequence ATGACGAAAGCGGATTTGGTGGAAGAAGTTTCCCGTATCACCGAGGTGAAAAGGAAAGAATCAGAGGTCATTGTCGAGACCATTTTTGACTCCATCATGGGAGCGTTGCGCAGCAAAGACAAAGTCGAGATTCGAGGCTTTGGAAGTTTTCGGACCCGCCAGCGGCGCGGCCGCACGGGACGCAATCCGAAGACCGGTGAAAAAGTGGAAGTGCCGCCCAAGACCATTCCGTTTTTCAAGCCCAGCAAGGACTTGAAGGATCTGGTAAATCAGGAGACGTCCGAGGCAACCCGGGCCGCCACGCCTGCGGGAGATGTGGCGCTTTAA
- the sppA gene encoding signal peptide peptidase SppA, with protein sequence MLFCGFSLAATDESSDFSFAENKVAIVELNGAIFDSQPVVDQLERYGKDSGVRAIVLRINSPGGGAAASQEIYQAINRVRMKKKKIVVASIASIGASGAYYAACATDKVVANAGALTGSIGVIAQWYSYEDLLKWAKMKDVVVKSGEFKDTGDPARDLTPAERAYLQHLIDDTYGQFVEAVAKGRKMSEEAVKGLADGRVFTGREAKENKLIDEVGDLQDAIDAAAQLAKIKGEPKIIRATKPKQSLYDVLFGDASSLVPGPLQHLSKEAPLQYLWRPGS encoded by the coding sequence ATGTTGTTCTGTGGATTCTCGTTGGCTGCGACCGACGAGAGCTCCGATTTTTCCTTTGCTGAAAACAAGGTGGCGATTGTCGAGCTCAACGGCGCGATCTTCGATTCCCAGCCCGTGGTCGATCAGCTGGAGCGGTACGGAAAGGACTCCGGCGTCCGGGCCATCGTGCTGCGCATCAACAGTCCCGGGGGTGGCGCCGCGGCGTCGCAGGAGATCTATCAGGCCATCAATCGTGTCCGGATGAAGAAAAAGAAGATTGTGGTGGCTTCGATCGCCTCGATCGGCGCCTCGGGCGCTTACTACGCAGCCTGTGCCACCGACAAGGTGGTGGCCAACGCGGGCGCCCTCACCGGCTCCATCGGCGTCATCGCTCAGTGGTATAGCTACGAAGACCTTTTGAAATGGGCCAAAATGAAAGATGTGGTCGTCAAGAGCGGGGAGTTTAAAGATACCGGCGATCCCGCCCGCGACCTGACGCCCGCTGAACGAGCCTACCTGCAGCATCTCATCGACGATACCTATGGCCAGTTTGTGGAAGCCGTGGCAAAGGGCAGGAAGATGAGCGAGGAGGCTGTCAAGGGGCTGGCCGACGGGCGCGTCTTCACGGGGCGTGAGGCCAAAGAAAACAAGCTGATCGACGAGGTAGGCGATTTGCAGGATGCCATCGACGCCGCCGCTCAGTTGGCCAAGATCAAAGGGGAGCCGAAGATTATCCGGGCGACCAAACCGAAACAGTCGCTGTACGATGTTTTGTTCGGGGACGCCTCTTCGCTGGTCCCCGGGCCGCTTCAGCATCTGTCTAAAGAAGCACCTCTGCAGTACCTGTGGCGCCCCGGATCCTAA
- a CDS encoding DEAD/DEAH box helicase — translation MTFDTTRALELLRLGTQNPGAQFHDGQAEAIRHVVENRGRLLVVQKTGWGKSSVYFIAGKLLRTSGGGPALLISPLLALMRNQIEGARRMGVRAETIHSDNQEEWEGVVTRLRRDEVDTLLISPERLANSEFVADVLSILAGRLSLLVIDEAHCISDWGHDFRPHYRLIQRIVMNLPRNLRLLATTATANNRVIEDLRATLGPDLVVMRGPLNRPSLFLQTIRIPSSAERMAWISENLGRLPGSGIVYTLTIRDAERLTEWLQQEGFEAECYTSRAGERRQEIEQALLHNRVKVLIATTALGMGFDKPDLGFVVHYQAPASVVAYYQQVGRAGRAISCAYGILLSGEEETEITNYFIETAFPTPEEVRALLELLQRCPRGLSVPEMMGGVNIGKTRIEKTLQLLSLESPAPIVKEGTKWILTTADLCTEFWERARRLTHLRHKEQRQMQEYVDLKGGHMEFLIRSLDGQPGPITFPAVEPLPTTPSIAVVDRAIAFLRGRDIMIEPRVMWPSGGMPRMDVRGKIPPELRLEVGRCLCLWGDPGWGIWVRRGKYEDGRYSDELVRGLVEMIERWQPDPLPTWITSVPSKRHPALVADLGVRLATALKIPFVPVIVSAKAHPPQKSMLNMTQQALNLDGVFEVVTEAVQGGPVFLLDDMVDSRWTLTVVGYLLRVQGSGPVYPVALALTSKS, via the coding sequence ATGACCTTTGACACTACACGAGCCCTTGAACTCCTGCGCCTGGGGACTCAGAATCCGGGCGCACAATTTCACGATGGGCAAGCCGAGGCGATCCGACATGTGGTGGAAAATCGAGGACGTCTCCTGGTGGTTCAAAAGACCGGATGGGGAAAGAGCTCGGTTTACTTCATTGCGGGGAAACTTCTCCGTACCTCTGGGGGCGGCCCGGCCCTTTTGATTTCACCCCTGCTTGCATTGATGCGAAACCAGATTGAAGGGGCGCGCCGGATGGGGGTGCGCGCAGAAACCATCCATTCCGACAACCAGGAGGAGTGGGAGGGGGTAGTGACCCGTCTCCGGCGTGATGAAGTGGATACCCTGTTGATCTCCCCAGAACGGCTGGCCAATTCAGAGTTCGTCGCCGATGTGCTTTCGATTTTGGCCGGGCGATTGTCGCTTCTGGTGATTGACGAAGCGCACTGCATTTCGGATTGGGGGCATGACTTTCGACCGCATTACCGCCTCATCCAGCGCATCGTGATGAATCTGCCGCGAAACCTGCGCCTGCTGGCGACGACAGCGACCGCGAACAACCGGGTGATTGAGGATCTGCGGGCGACCCTGGGTCCCGACCTCGTCGTCATGCGCGGCCCTCTGAACCGACCCTCCCTGTTCCTGCAAACGATCCGAATTCCTTCCTCCGCTGAACGGATGGCTTGGATCAGCGAAAATTTGGGGCGTCTCCCCGGCAGCGGCATTGTCTACACCCTGACGATCCGCGACGCCGAGCGCCTTACCGAGTGGCTGCAACAGGAGGGCTTCGAGGCAGAGTGTTACACCTCACGGGCGGGAGAGCGCCGACAGGAAATCGAGCAGGCGTTGCTCCATAATCGCGTCAAGGTCTTGATCGCGACGACCGCGCTGGGCATGGGGTTCGACAAACCGGATTTGGGATTTGTGGTTCACTACCAGGCGCCCGCATCGGTCGTGGCCTACTATCAGCAGGTGGGACGGGCGGGGCGGGCGATCTCGTGCGCCTACGGAATTCTTTTGAGCGGCGAAGAAGAAACAGAGATCACGAATTACTTTATCGAGACTGCGTTTCCTACTCCGGAAGAAGTACGGGCGCTCCTGGAACTGTTGCAGAGGTGTCCCCGGGGGCTATCGGTTCCGGAGATGATGGGTGGGGTCAATATCGGCAAGACGCGAATTGAAAAGACGCTGCAACTCCTCTCGCTGGAATCCCCGGCACCGATTGTCAAGGAGGGAACGAAATGGATTCTCACAACAGCTGACCTCTGCACGGAATTCTGGGAACGCGCCCGGCGGCTCACCCACCTTCGTCACAAGGAGCAGCGGCAGATGCAGGAATATGTTGACCTGAAAGGGGGTCACATGGAGTTTCTGATTCGGTCGTTGGATGGCCAACCCGGCCCGATTACGTTCCCCGCCGTGGAACCGCTCCCGACCACACCATCCATTGCCGTTGTCGATCGGGCAATCGCGTTCCTCCGCGGGCGTGATATCATGATCGAGCCGCGCGTCATGTGGCCTTCGGGCGGAATGCCCCGCATGGATGTGAGAGGGAAAATCCCTCCGGAGCTGCGGCTGGAGGTCGGGCGGTGTTTGTGCCTGTGGGGCGATCCTGGCTGGGGGATATGGGTGCGGCGCGGCAAGTATGAGGACGGACGCTACTCCGACGAGTTGGTCCGCGGTCTGGTCGAAATGATTGAGCGCTGGCAGCCGGATCCCCTTCCGACGTGGATAACCAGCGTGCCATCGAAGCGACATCCAGCGTTGGTCGCCGACCTGGGGGTTCGACTCGCGACGGCGTTGAAGATTCCGTTTGTTCCGGTAATCGTCAGTGCGAAAGCACATCCGCCTCAGAAAAGCATGCTGAATATGACCCAGCAGGCTTTGAATCTGGACGGGGTATTCGAAGTGGTTACGGAAGCGGTTCAGGGCGGCCCGGTTTTCCTGCTGGATGACATGGTAGATTCCCGATGGACGCTTACCGTGGTCGGATATCTTCTGAGGGTGCAGGGGAGCGGGCCGGTGTATCCCGTGGCGCTGGCACTCACTTCAAAATCATGA
- a CDS encoding response regulator produces MTRKRLLVVGGEPQVNDWLARAFATEFEILTAQTGVEAINKAVLQRPTCILVDAKMPRMGEHLLSKVFKMIEQTRSIPIVMVCENPDPEFRKMFQEMGVVACIEKPLSLEQVASVIDRALRTPSVERRRSPRVKAKIPVVIRVGDAEEHEAEIATELEDVSRLGALVSLPIRIDARERIEIRRPDMTPDDDAWLTTSARVVWSDEEESDGLYWHGLEFLNPSTQWIIRQYVQ; encoded by the coding sequence ATGACAAGGAAACGGTTATTGGTTGTGGGGGGGGAACCGCAGGTGAACGACTGGCTCGCCAGGGCCTTTGCCACGGAATTCGAAATCCTGACGGCACAAACGGGAGTGGAAGCCATCAACAAGGCTGTTCTGCAGCGGCCCACGTGTATCCTGGTGGATGCCAAGATGCCGAGAATGGGCGAACACCTGCTCTCCAAGGTCTTCAAGATGATCGAACAAACGCGGTCGATCCCCATTGTCATGGTCTGCGAAAATCCGGATCCTGAATTCCGGAAGATGTTTCAAGAGATGGGGGTGGTGGCCTGTATTGAAAAGCCTCTCTCGCTGGAGCAGGTGGCCAGCGTCATCGATCGGGCCCTGCGAACGCCCTCGGTGGAGCGGCGGCGCAGCCCGCGGGTAAAGGCAAAAATCCCGGTGGTCATCCGCGTTGGGGACGCTGAGGAGCACGAGGCGGAAATTGCGACGGAGCTGGAAGATGTCAGCCGCCTCGGGGCGCTGGTGTCCTTGCCCATACGGATCGATGCGCGGGAGCGGATCGAGATCCGCCGGCCGGATATGACGCCGGACGACGATGCCTGGCTCACGACTTCGGCGCGGGTCGTGTGGAGCGACGAAGAGGAGAGTGACGGCCTCTACTGGCATGGGTTGGAATTCCTCAATCCTTCAACCCAATGGATCATTCGACAGTACGTTCAATAG
- a CDS encoding HIT domain-containing protein, with product MDHLYTPWRYQFIRAIKAGAECIFCLAASTGEGTRGEQQARDRQRLVLYRGSQSFIILNRYPYTNGHLMIAPFAHLADLASCPVPLLAELMELAQRAEIALRDTYHPDGFNIGLNLGKSAGAGVEGHLHLHVVPRWVGDANFVSVIGETRLLPEELETTYDKLFPLLARPT from the coding sequence ATGGATCATCTCTACACTCCCTGGCGCTACCAATTCATTCGTGCAATTAAAGCCGGCGCCGAATGCATATTTTGCCTCGCGGCATCGACCGGCGAGGGGACCCGTGGGGAGCAACAAGCCAGGGACCGGCAACGGCTGGTGCTTTATCGAGGCAGCCAGTCTTTCATCATCCTCAATCGCTATCCCTACACCAACGGTCACTTGATGATCGCCCCATTCGCTCATCTCGCGGACCTGGCGTCCTGCCCCGTGCCTTTGCTCGCCGAACTCATGGAATTGGCCCAGCGAGCGGAGATCGCGCTCCGCGACACTTACCACCCGGATGGGTTCAATATCGGCCTCAATCTTGGGAAAAGCGCGGGGGCGGGGGTGGAAGGACATCTGCACCTGCATGTGGTCCCCCGCTGGGTGGGGGATGCCAATTTCGTGTCTGTCATTGGAGAGACGCGCTTGCTCCCGGAAGAGCTCGAAACCACTTATGACAAGTTGTTCCCGCTCCTTGCCCGGCCAACCTGA
- a CDS encoding FliA/WhiG family RNA polymerase sigma factor, producing MPQILRSRKQREQLVLTHLPLIRFIAHRIAMRLPKWIDSNDLINTGVLGLLDAASKYDVAHNVQFKTYAELRIRGAILDSLRRLDWAPRSLRQKERLLERTTGELSKKLGRAAEDREIAHALGLKLDGYQRMLDEVKGLNFGSFQPVVTNDKDGGEAKDLIEFLPASENSDPHLICERSEWRRLLGGLINSLPRKERLVVALYYYEELSMKEIGTVLHVNESRVSQLRQKAMFLLRRRLKNSVPEMRQTQ from the coding sequence ATGCCGCAAATTCTCAGGTCGCGGAAGCAGAGGGAACAGCTTGTTCTTACACACCTTCCCCTCATCCGGTTTATTGCTCACCGCATCGCCATGCGATTGCCGAAATGGATTGATTCGAATGATTTAATCAATACCGGAGTTCTCGGTCTCCTCGATGCCGCCTCAAAATATGATGTGGCTCACAATGTTCAATTCAAGACTTATGCCGAGTTGAGGATCCGGGGAGCGATTTTGGACAGCCTTCGTCGACTCGACTGGGCCCCACGCTCTCTTCGTCAGAAAGAGCGGTTACTTGAACGCACCACGGGGGAACTATCGAAGAAGTTGGGTCGCGCGGCGGAGGATCGGGAAATCGCCCATGCATTGGGTTTGAAACTGGATGGATATCAGCGAATGTTAGATGAGGTAAAAGGTTTGAACTTTGGCAGTTTTCAGCCGGTTGTCACGAACGACAAGGACGGGGGTGAAGCGAAGGACCTCATCGAGTTCCTCCCGGCCTCTGAAAACTCTGACCCTCACCTGATTTGCGAGAGGTCCGAATGGCGACGCCTTCTCGGCGGGCTCATTAACAGCTTGCCCCGCAAAGAGCGCTTAGTCGTCGCCCTCTATTATTACGAAGAGCTTTCCATGAAGGAGATTGGAACCGTCCTGCACGTCAACGAATCACGCGTTTCGCAATTGCGGCAAAAAGCGATGTTCCTGCTTCGCAGACGGCTCAAGAACTCAGTTCCGGAAATGCGCCAGACTCAATAG